The window GTtggggaaggcttcatggaggaggtgacatttcagctGGTCTTAGATGTCTCACTAAGTACATAGGAGAGAGAGGGCACacccagcagagggaacaggctatgcaaaggcacagaggtgcaGAGGTATATATGGGGCAGAGCTGTTGAAGGGGCAATACTGGGAAGGCCCTTGGTTTTACAGGTGTGAAACTTACCCCAAGCTGTGGGCTCTCCTGAGGTCTGGGTGAACCTAAGGCATaggaggggccagggcagggatccctctctcttccctcttgctgaCCCCCTTGGGGGTGTGCCTTGTCCTTCCCCTTGCAGGCTGGCCGGCAGCTCAGCCtgctgaaagtgaaaaagaagtgGCTCTTCCCGGTTTCCTGCAGCTTCTTCTTCGTGCTCTCTGTGCTCATGACTGGCTGCTTCCTGTGGCAGTATTACCTCCCCAAGCTGAAGACCGGTGAGTGCAGCAACATCCTTGAGTTTCCCCCCATCCCCGGAGGTCCCCGTGGGCTTTGAGCTACCACTCCTGATCTCAGGCAGGAGGGAGGACCATAAGATGCAGACTCAGAAGCTCTGGCATCCATTCTGACTCCAGCTCTCAGTAACTGTGCATCTTCGGGCCAGTCGTGTGATCCCTCTGTTCCTTGATGCCCTTCTGTAGTAACTGAGGACCTAATACCATTGGGGATTCCTTAAGCCACCGACTCCAGGGGTAAAACTCAGGGTCTCCCCAAAAGTTCAAACAGTGTTTCTCTTGCTCTTCCTTCGGCCCCCAAGGTGGGATCTCTAGGCCCTACCTCCCTTTAAAGGCACTGCCCCAGCTATATCTAAGACCCCGGGAGGAACATGTCCACGTGTCCATGGACAGCAGCTGCCATTTCTTGGTCTCTCCATCCTGGGCTGGTCAAGGCTCAGCAAATGAACCACCACTGCTGGTAACGCCAGGCTCATGCCCTAGGGCCAGCCCTCCCAGCTGGCACAGCCTCACCACAAGATACCAGGCATGGGCAGCCAGGGGCAAAGGGCAGAGCATGCCCAAGAGGAGACAGCACAGTCCCACACTCACTACCTGCTGCTTGGCCTTTGAGACACCAATCAGGCCACAGGTGCCAGTTGGTAGCCCTTCTCTCTCGCATGACGAGCTTCCTCCCTCCATGTGGTCAGCAGACTTAGACAAGTTCCAGCTCTGTGGGGCAGGCTCAGCCACATCTCTACTGTCCCCCTTTCTCCAGTTCTGATTATATATTTGGGTGGAGAAGTGGACTCAGGGCCCCACTTAGGCTTCAGGCTTAAACCACCAGGAACAACTCATTTTACCCCCAGAGCTGTGCATCCGGGCATTAGGGTTTGAGTCCCATCCTACTTTTGTCCAGGTGTATGGCTTCCTTGGAACCTCAGGGGGAAGGCGTGGACCTTGGCAGGGCAGGATTCAGGCTGTGAGACCATCACAACGGCCTCCAGACCTCCCTGCATCCTCTGAGGACACTGTGGGGTGGTAAGGGTATGAGAACCCCCCAAGAGTGCAAGAACCACTCTTCTCTAAACCTTCTACTGCCTCCTGAGATCACCCAGAACTGGGAGAAGACCCAGTGGGCGATGGCCCCTAGACTACTAACCTGATCTCTGTCCTCCACTCACCATGTGATGTTCCCTCCAGGTTCCTTGGGACCAGAGGTGACCTCTGCCCCCATGAGGATGTGTCCCCAGCACCCTGAGCCTGTGCCCCtggcccaccccctccccgtgttGAAGGAGGCCCTGAAAAAGGTCAGTGATGACCCAGGAGAGAACTGGCTGTGTGGGCTAGGCCCGGTTGATGAGGGGGAGGGCATATTCTCTGCGCTAGTagtggcattcattcatttattcaacatataattcttttttaaaaaaattaattaatttatttggctgcactgggtcttagttgtggcacacggaatCTTCGCTGTgacatgcatgcaggatctttagttgcagcatgtgggatctagttccctgaccagtgatcgaacccaggccccctgcattgggagtgcagagtcttagccattggaccaccaggcaTGCCCCCCAACATATAATTCTTGAGCATTTACTCTGCGCTATGCACCAGGGATATGGCAGGAGAAGATACTGTCCTGCTCGCAAGAAGCTACTAGTCTTGGAATTAGGGGAACAGTCAAGATAGTAAACATTTATAACACAGGGGTAAAAGTGAGGATAGGGAAAGTTTAGGGTACATGGTGACACAAAGGAACTGGActtggggtcagggaaggcttctagAGGAAGTGGTGTCTAAACTGAGAGGTGAACAAGGAGTAGATACCCAgaggatatgtgtgtgtatgatgagGGAGCTTGGGGGTGTGGAAGGTGTGCTTTAgatagagggaacagcatgtgcaaaggcgtGGAGGCAGCAGAGTCAGTATGAGGCATATACAGAGAGTAAATTCAGTCTGGTGGGGCCATAGTGGGGGTGGAGAAAGATGAGATGGGAGAGGATCACAGAGGCCATTGAAATATGATTAAAGACCCCACAACACAACTTTTACCATTGCAGAATGGCTTAACACTAGAGGGGGCTGTCAGCCAGCTCTTGTCTGTGCCATTCTGCCATTCAGACCCTACCCACTTGGGTCACTCACCTTAGGAGACACACAGATCAGAAGTGTATGTGCAGCAGCCTGGTGGTGGTGTTGGGAGATGGTGTGAAACTTCATCCGAGGAACAGCTGAAGGGAAGGAGGGTGATGTGTCCACATAAAAGCAGGCATGGGCCAGTGCAGAGAGACACAATCACTGCCTGCAAATACACAAAAAGCTTTTGTGAAGGAGAGACACCGGAAGCGTGCTATTTGGCTCCCAGGGGTcagagtaattaaaaaaaaataaagcaacaataaTAACCATAGCAGTCTTCTAGTGAGCACCTGGTACATGCCATGCACTGTGCTAACTTCTCTATGTTACCACCTTGTGAATCCCTAGctaaagaggaggaaactgaggctcagagaggcaaagttaGTGCACGGGTGGAAACTACAGGTAGACTGAGCTCAATTCAGGGAATGTAAAATCTCTTGGCAAGGAGGTGTTGGAGTTAGCATAGGGTTCTAATCTTGATTCCACTAGCCATTAACCACCGGGGCAAGTCACTTCATATCTcaaattttctcacctgtaaaatggggagaaatcAGCACTgatttatgaggattaaatgagacaatgtatgAAAATCATTTTATACTGTGTCTGGCATGTTGTAAATgtccagtaaatgttagctgttaatCACCATCATTATACtacataattgaaaaaaatgaggtattttcaataaatgttcaaaGACAGTGTTAGGGGCCCTCTATAAATACTGAATTCTCCAACACTAGGGGGTCAGACTCAGCCTGTTGGAGGTTTTTTAGGGCATCAGACACAGGTTTGATTAGATCAGGGGTTTTAACCCCTCCCTCCTCTTACGTATTTCCAAGGAAATGTTTCTTTGAACAAAAGTCTTATGAGGAAAACTTACATGCAAAACAGATTCCAGGGGATCTGCTCTGATTGCAGCTGGGTGGGGTCCCCACCCCATGGGACACGGTCTGAGAATCCGAGGTCTGGAGCCTCACTGGGCTCCCTTCCAGCCCCTAAGGAGAGAGAATGGACGGGAGCCAGGCAGAGGGTGCTGTGTACAGGGTGTGGTATGTGAATGGCACAGTGTACAGAACCACATGGGGCctgtgggtggggagagaggcctGTCTCTGCACCTGTACTCTGAGCCACCCGCTCTTCTCTTCCAAGGTGGACAGGATCCTGCGCCAGGCACTCTctgccccaggcctggctgcTATGTCTGCAGCTGTCATCCACAACGACACTGTGCTCTGGACCGGGAACTTCGGAAGGAAGAATGGTTCAGACCCGGCTTCTGTGCCCCCCAATGAGTACACCATGTACCGGTCAGCTGGGGCACCACCAGGGTCTTGTGGAGGGGGAGAAGGGTGGTAGGACAAGGAGGACTTAGGAAGTAGGGAGACTCAAGAGAATCATGACTGGGGGTCTTAGCTGCCAGGGCCCTTTATTAAGTCTTggcaattttatagatgaggagactgaggtccagagaggacCAGTGGGTGCCTAACATCACACCACAGTGGTAACAAGTCAGGAAGGAATCCCTTCTGGAGAGCCCTTATCCTAATGCCTCCCAAACTAGAAAAGGCTCCTTTATGtcccaccccacaccccttcCACGTGACACTAAAGAACCGTAATCAGTTCCTGAGCCCTTGACCTGGGTCTCTGCCAGTTGGCAGCGGTGGCCCAGATGGAAGCAACTTGGGACAATCTGCTGCACACCTAGAGTCTCCCCTCCTGGGTGCTGCCTGTAGGATCCTCAAAGCTCACAGTGCCAAGTGAACACATTTTCTCCCTGAGATACTGTGAGGATTGCAGGGCTTCCATTCACActgcacctgctatgtgccaggcacagggcaaCAATTATATTTGCTatcacttattgagcacttactacctTCCAGGTGTGTTGCCAAGCACTTTGCAAGCACAATCTTGTTCAATCCTTTCTACAACCCATAAAACAGACAATGAAACTGAATCTCAGAAAGGTCTAGCACTTGCCCAAGGCAACTCAGCTGGTGAGAGGCAGAGATAGGATCCCAACCCAGGTCTGTCCCAGAGAGGGAAGTGCCTGGTGAAGGGCCTGGCATGGGGGAGGTGCTCGAGATTGTCCATCTGGCCCAGCCCCACTGCCCCTGGTAAGTTCTCAAGCATCCCAAAGGCATTCTACAGAGGCTGGTGGATTTCTGTCTGAGATGCTGAATAAGGGTGGACTCAGTGCTTTCCTAATTATACTAGAAAGTTGGAGGCTGGGGTTGCAGGGTGGAGGTGGGTTGTGAAGCCAACAGgatgccctctgcacccttgtgCCCCCCACATTGTCCAGGATCTCCAGCATCTCCAAGATCTTTCCCGTGCTGATGCTGTACCGCCTGTGGGAGGAGGGCATCGTGGCCTCTCTAGATGACCCTCTGGAGCGGTACGCCGGCACCTTCACCATTAACAACCCACTGGGCATGGCATCAGCCCCCGAACAAAAGAGCCTGATGGATCGTCTGGAGGAGGTGGGCCCAGCCCCAAGGCCTTCACCCGTCACCCTCCGAAGGATGGCCAGCCAGCTCTCAGGTGAGTGGCTCTGAACTTAATGTCGCTCAGCCCAAACCATTTTAGGTAGGGGAACCAAGGAGCAGGTTCTCATCCAGCCAGGCTGGGCCCACTCTCTGCTATGCTTCCTGAACTGGCCATAGCTCCCTCTCATCCTTCCTGGGTGGTGGGCCAGGGGTAGAAAGATCTGGTGAGTTAAAAGCTGAGGTGAAACCTGGGAATTTAGGTCAAGTGGACAAATGAGGATCTGTTGGAAGGTCAAAAGCAAGCTGACAGGTCAAGATCTGCTTATTAGATCAAGAACAAGTcaagtgaatatttgttgacaattctgtaaattatatattttatatataatttgaatataatatatattctacaATTATACGTTAATTTCCCTTAATATATAAACCATTACAAAGACCAagaacccaacagaaaaatgggtaaaCGATAGGAACAGAAcagacagttcacagaaaaggaatataaatggctcttaagaatattaaaaaatattaaaagatgctcaacctcattcaTAACAAAATGAATGCAAATTAAATCTCCTGAGAGACATTTTCCTCTTATCAGATTGGTAAAGGCCATAATGGTGGGTGTACTGAGTTGGTGAAGTTATGGTGAAATAGGCCCTCTTATACATCAGTGGTGGAAATTTAAATTGGTgcgacttgggacttccctggtggtccagtggctaagaccctgtgcttccactgcagggggcacaggtttgatccctggtaggggaactaggaACCCACGTGCTGCActgcaaggccaaaaaaaagaaaaaacaattggtGCAACCTGTGTGGAGGGCAATTGGTAATACCTAtcacaaaaatgtatatatccttTGACTCAGAAATTACACTTTTAGGAAATTCTCTTACAGATGTATCCACACATGTGCAGTATGAGGTATGAACACAGTTATTCACTACAGCACTGTTTgtgatagggaaaaaaaaagattgaaataatctaaatataaatAGGGGAGTAACTAAATAAACCATGACACAGTTATACAATCAGATACTACTGTAGCCCTAAAAAAATGGGTAATAACGTTCCTTGTGAACCGAGATGCACATACAATCTTAAGTGGGTAAAAAAGCTCATAACAGCATATATTGTAGCTAccatatgaataaataatatatacacatataatgtatatatgtatatgaatgtatatgtataatccATTTGTAATGTAcctattatataacatatatatttatatacacatatattatgtgtgtgtgtgtatatatacaggtatatatataaaaatgtgtatcaCATATTCTTGGAAGGGAAAGGGATTGAATCACTGGGCTGCCTCCAGGGAGGGGAACTTGGTGGCTGGGGAGAAGAGTGGGAGGAAAATTTTTCATTGTATACCCTTTGGTGTCTTTGGACTTTTGAATCATGTAAATGAAttacttattaaaaacaaattatataataataatgatgataatgaaagATGTGCTAACAAGCCAAGATGAAATCTACATGGTGGAAGGGCAAGGGCAGGCTGGGATACTGGAAGACGAAGCCAGTGAACAGGAATTGGGCAGGAACgggtgggaggggggctgtgCTGCATGGTGACTGACCCAGCCAAGGAGGAGAAGGCAGGCACCAGCTGTACCACCCCAAAATGCCTTCTATTGTTCATATTTGCAGTCACCAACCCATCAACTCTAGATGGTAGGAATCCATCATAAGTGCCTACTATTTCATCATTCTACAAAGTGCGTTCAGGCCTGAGGTCTCAGTCTATGGACATGGCTGGTTAGCACTCCCATTAGCAGATGGTGAACCTGAGCCTCTGCCAGATAATGGAACCTCCTGAAGTCGTCCAGGCAGGACAGGATCAGAGCCTTGGAGGAGGGCGGCCTAGTGGCTAAGGGCATGAGCACTGAAATTAattccagctgtgtgatcttgggtaagtcacgtaacctctctgagccttgttttaCTCCTCTGTAAAAGGACTGGTTCATGCTACTTTGCTGTATTAAATGTGCTAATGAATGTCAAGCACTTAGcagagtacctggcacacagcaggtactTGTCAATGTAGCTCTGGTTATTACAGCCAAGGGTAGATCTAGGTTTATGGAGGCCAGATGTAGATATAATTTGGGGgtcctctttaaaaatac of the Physeter macrocephalus isolate SW-GA unplaced genomic scaffold, ASM283717v5 random_1214, whole genome shotgun sequence genome contains:
- the LACTBL1 gene encoding putative beta-lactamase-like 1 is translated as MERMKTQAGRQLSLLKVKKKWLFPVSCSFFFVLSVLMTGCFLWQYYLPKLKTGSLGPEVTSAPMRMCPQHPEPVPLAHPLPVLKEALKKVDRILRQALSAPGLAAMSAAVIHNDTVLWTGNFGRKNGSDPASVPPNEYTMYRISSISKIFPVLMLYRLWEEGIVASLDDPLERYAGTFTINNPLGMASAPEQKSLMDRLEEVGPAPRPSPVTLRRMASQLSGLPRRLRSTSLLWRGSTQEALNLLKDDVLVADPGTRCHYSTLAFSLLAHVLAAHTAQGDYQHWILENVLEPLGMEDTGFDLTPPVRARLAAGFYGSGRPAPLYDLGWYRPSGQMYSTTADLAKLAMVLLGSRPQRLLRPDAAKTLLAPLLACPGAYFANETGTPWEFHAQRGYRVVRKDGDLDGYAATFSLVP